The following is a genomic window from Microtus pennsylvanicus isolate mMicPen1 chromosome 3, mMicPen1.hap1, whole genome shotgun sequence.
ccctcatctTGCTCATCCTATTTCTTCAAGTTCTGCTCCCTGccccccttttctgtttcccctccccttctgccctctacCCCCAttctctcaattttctcaggagatcttgtctatttccccttcccagggggatctatatatgtttctcttagggttctccctGTTACTTAGCTTCCCTGGGGTTTtggactataggcttgttatcctttgctttatagctaatgaaataatatttccaataaagaaggaaattatgGAAATGGAATATACTCATTTTCTAGCCTTTTAATCTATTAAACACAAGAAAGCTCAAAATGTCTCATATTCAtcatttgttaaaaattattagttatattcaaattttatataaTCAGGGaattgatataaaaataattttggaaaattGGAATATATGTCTTTTTAGGCATAGGGAACCTCCAATTAAAAATATCTTACACATAATACATTTAAGCCtaagtgtatgtatgcacatacatatatgatatcCCATTTGTGCTGACAATGCTCCCCTTAAGAGCCAGAGACTATCTAACAAAAATGCCAGTATAAGGCATGCGAAAACCCATTTTGAATTGTTGGTCAAGTGTATCCAATAGACTCAAAAATCTACATAGGATATTGCTGTAGCCCTTTGTTTCTAACAAGAAGTTGAGATTAAATATTGCTGAAGACCCCATACACTATAGACACAATTCATGGAATGATAGATCAGGATTTGATATAAAAACCTACCTCTAAGGATTAGCTTTCAGAGTGACACAAAGTTCTATTTGAATTGCCATGCCAAGGAAGTGAAACAAACAATAGTCACTTATCCTTGTACCCATAAATAGTAATAGCTTTTATAACTCATCAAGGAAGGTTTTCTTTGCAACAAATTAAGACCATTACAAAAAACTGAAAGTGATCAAAAAGCAGACAACCATTGATTACAGAAAACAATTCATAAatctacaaaacaactcctgcacctaaggctcagggaacatcaggAAAGAACAGGCAGTAAGAAAACCAAGAAATCTGTTGGAAGAttatgtcttctagaaataagACACCTATATAGTCCAACAACATGTATGCCTAAACAAgaactgaacaaagaaaacaccacataaatagacatgctaatgtggaaggGAGCTATCTCACAATGCCCCACACCCTGACAAATCTTGGCAGTGAAAGAATGAGACTTCACCAGAGATAAAGTACCTAACTTGTTATTAAATACCAGGTTGTTTATcctaatatatttaaaagtaacaATAAACAGAGAAGCAGGATAGATAcctacatgtacatgcacacagtgtgtgtgtgtgtgtgtgtgtgtgtgtgtgtgtgtgtgtgtgtgtagagagagagagagagagagagagagagagagagagagagagagagagagagagagatagctgTCATGCTATGGAAGGACTCTGCTTCAACTTTTATACTGAAGCAAGGAGTGTTATGTTATTTCATTCTTCTTCCCAACAGAGTTATGCTTTTCTTGTAAGTCAGACTCACTTAGTTTTGACCCCCTCAGATCCCTTTCTAGGCTGCCATCAGCCAGGATAATTAGCTTGAAATTCCACCTAAACCATCATATCCAACTGGCCTGGGATCAACTGAGATACATGTGAGAGTTTTGAAATTCTCTGCTGATGTCTATTCAtgacaaaaaaagaatttgaccACTGTACCCCAAATGTTTCACAGATGAATCAAAGCTGTGATCACATCAAGTGAAGaatctataaacatttaaattcaTTTGAGTGATACAGTGAACCAGGTGGTTAAACGGACACCATTTCATGAGCACCAATATGTTAAACTTCTGAAATTTCtaacttcatgttttctttgacaGTTTAATGCAGAGATATTGTTGTGCATGTTGACAGTACCTATTTTTGCTCTTCAAAATAATTAAGCTTTTGTCCCAAAATGatttaatataattttgataaattaatgccaggttttaaaaatagttttccaaAGTATATATGTAGAAATTACAGATATATGTGTGAAGAAACAGTAATAcaagaatggataagaaatatGTGTGGACTTTATACAAATTTGTAACTCTTTCACACCACAAGCAGTCAGCAATTGccaaataagcattttattattttatcaataattgacttactatgttaatttttaaaaaataatatgcagTTGGGATATAGGATAAAACaaaatctcttgagtaaatttggagcatggagaTGATaggagagagcaggaggggagTAGACGAgatggaaggggagtggagaaaaatatatagttaataaaacacttaaaaataatatgtagTATGTATCAATTTTAGTAATAAACACTattcgggcggtggtggcgcacgcctttaatcccagcactcgggaggcagaggcaggcggatctctgtgagttcgagaccagcctggtctacaagagctagtttcaggacaggctccaaaaccacagagaaaccctgtctcgaaaaaccaaatatatatatatatatatatatatatatatatatatatatatatatatatatataatatgattttattttaaatgctaaattatttaattttttacatcAAACTTATGAAAGCAATAAGTTTCTAAAGTATGCCTACTATTCTAAGGTGATAACTCAATTAATAAAGCACTTGATATCTAAGATTGAAGACAGGAGATCAACTTGAATATCTATATAACAATATCCATAAGTAGGTACCTTGTTctgcctgtaattgcagcactcagaaCATAGAGACAAAGAATTCTTGGAGCAAGCTGGCTATCTAGACTAGTTATATTTATAAGCTTTGCAATCAATGAAGGATCATAGCTCAGTGAATCAGTGGGAGTGATGGAGAAAGACTCAGGCatccacatgcatatgtacacacattctCATAAACACCACACACGTGtagatagaatatatatatacacataaaaccaTAAACTCAATTTTCATTACAAACTGAGCCAGGCTGTATTCTGATTTGTTCTCCACCAGGTTAAGCTACTGACTAGAAAAGAATAGTCAAACAATCCTTTGTTTCTTGAACTTATGTTTATGTTTGaactatatttattttgtagttAAGTAAATTTTAGGTCTGTTTTACACAACTGACCCTGTGTCCTTAAGAAACATTGTATGTCTACTATTATATTTCTATATGAGTAGATTTCAAACCATCTGGACAAATCCTATTATTCACATGCCACAaagaatgaagcaaaaaaaaaaaaaaccagaaaagcataGCCTATCCATGAGAAGTCAATGTTAAACACATTTGATAATCATATAAatgttataataaataaaaattgcataACTCTAGTACCAACAGTTTTATTCATATTAATTGAAAGATTAACTAGTATAATGATTTCTCAGCCTATATATtcaaacaaatattttagaaCTTTTCAAGTATTTTGATCTACATAAATTAAAGAATCTCAGTTTAAAAATCTGTCTTACTCCAAGCAAGAAATAACCGCTGTTTTTATGCTATTGCCTTGGAACTGAATCAGTCTCCGCTGATGGGAAGGGTAAGGCTGCTAAAATTCAGTTAGCTCACAATATTCGCAAAGCTCTGCCTCAAGAATGCATTACCAGTAAATGGTCCCTGAAGAAAAGCAGACTCTGTGTAGAACTGAGAGATTATCAATGATGGGACTTTAGTTAGTTATTGATCATGATGACTAGGGCTTATAAGTGATGGGACCTTAGTGAGTCATTGAGCATGATGGCTACAGCTTATCACTGCTGGGACATAGTGAGACATTGCCATGATAGCTAGGGCTAATCAGTGATCCAGTTATAACTAAGGGTCTCATATTCTTGTTAGACCCTGTAACCAACCACAACAAACTCATTGTTTCACTAGGTTTGACTTGTGCTTAATCATTTCTTAAGTCTGTAGGTGGTTTGCTAACTGGAAGTTTATTCTTGTGAACCAAGAAAAAATCTTTTCATATACAAGGAGGACCATGTGTTCTGAACTGATTCAGGTCCTGAATGCTATATACTACAATCAATCATTGTTTCTGTGTTCTAGCAAGTCATTTTTCTCTACAAAACATGTGTGACATATAGCAGGttccttaaatatatatttaactaaGGGAATACGACTCATCAGAAAAATTTACTCAACCTACTCATTACAACCTAGAAAACTAAACCTAATCATGAAAAGGATGGAAATGTTTGTTACTTTTATCCCATGCCTGCACCTTTTTAATGATAGGTTTCTGTAGAAATGTGTATATTTTTCAAATTGGATCTGAAATTTTTGCATTATTTCTCTATACTTGGCATCAAGGCTGTGACTACTTTCTGACAGAATCCCAACATCTGATGTCACTATGAAGCAACATTTTAGAGAGTTTGCCTCTTTTTCTCACAATTAGAAGCCCTTGCATTTCTTCATTAAATGTACAATGGGTGTGAATCTAGTCTGATCCATAATCTGTGTGGCCTTAAAAATTCCTAAATATTTCCTTATTCAGATAACAGATACATGtaaaaattgtaatataaatatacatattatttttgtCTCTGAGAATTTATTCAAACAAAAGCATAGATTTATGTAATTTGTAAAACCTTAAACTCaactgtggttttgattttagaggaagaaaatagatttttttatgcAAAACTACATGATTAAGTTTATATACCACAGAGGCAATAATGATCCTATTCTTAATCTGTAAGCAGAAACATGattatgtcatttttaaaacCATCACAGACCAACCAATATATCAGAAGATAGTAACAATTTTAGTTCTATTCAAAACCAAATATCAGATTTTCTGTATATTGTGGGGGTTGATTAAAAAGACTAGGTTGATTACAACCTTGGAGAACTAATAATCACATGTAATTAAACTACAGTTTAGAATTTCATTATAGATGAAAGACTACAAgtctaaaataagaaattttttcTGAAGGACATCAAATAATCTTGAAAATATAGATACTACactgtatttatatttttgttctctcttaTCTCATTTAATTTAGTTAATAAAAATCTCTGTTATCTAGGAAGCAAGCAAAGAAATCcaaaattttattagaaataagaacagaaaaaggTAGGACATAAAGAACACAGTCCATGAATTTACATCAAAAGGAGTCACACAACAAAAATCCCTATGTATTGTTATCTTTAGGAATGGAAAAATTGAGGAACAGGATCTTGATCTGATATAGGCAATGTCCAATATTTTGGAGtcataataaaactaaaaacagttCAAATTGGAAAAATAATAGACACCAGAGTTATATCTAATAATGACAGGTTGAGGAATTCCACTAGAAATCTTCTCCAGACTctagggagaagagaagaaagcagaagaaatgaattgagaaagacaaagaagacagGATATGGTAAAGCATTGCATAAGGTTAAGGAACCATCACTGTTACTCAGCTTGTGATTCTATTCATAGTTTTCTTCACAGCATCTTTGACATCTTTGTTTCTGAGGCTGTAAATGAGAGGATTCATCATGGGGATCATAAGAGTATAAAACACTGAGAAAATTTTTCCCTGGCCCACAGACTCAGCAGATGCTGGCTTGACATAAGCAAGCAGCCCAGATCCATAAAAGAGGCTAACAGTTATAATGTGAGACCCACAGGTGCCCAAGGCCTTGGACCAGCCCTTACCTGATGACATATGAATGATATTGAAAAGGATCATAGCATATGAGACTAAAATAATGATACTAGATAAAATGATAATTGTTCCAACTACAGCAGAACTCACAAGCTCATTGACATAGGTGCTACTGCAGGAGAGCTGAAGGAGAGGAAAGATGTCACACATGTAGTGGTTGATGATGTTAGAATCACAAAAGCTGAGCCTGATCATAAACCCTGTGTGAACTACGGCCCCAGCAAAACCCATCATGTAAGAGCCAAACATCAGCAGACAACATATCTTAGGGGACATGATAGTTGTATACTGGAGGGGCTGGCAGATGGCCACATAACGATCATAAGCCATGGCTGTCAACACATAACACTCAGAGTtcacaaaaaaacagaagaaaaacagctgaCTCATGCATCCTTTAAAAGAGATGGTGTTCTTCTCTGAAACAAAACTCATCAGCAGTTTTGGAgtacaaacaaatgaataacagAAATCAATGCAGGAGAGATTGAAGATgaaaaagtacatgggagtgtgaaGATGTGAATTCAGACAAATGAGATTCATTAAGCTCAGGTTTCCCACCACAGTGGCTATGTAGTTTAACAAGAAGAAGATGAACAGGGGCAACTGGAGACCTGGTTGATCTGTTAATCCCATAAGAATGAACTCAGTCACCGAAGAGTTACTTTTTATGGCCATTTGCTTCACAGGTTGCATCTGGAATAAAAGGAGTAGAAAAGGACATTAACCAATAACCTATCTTTGATTCCAGAGGATGAACTGGAGTTACTGCTTCCTAACCTGGGGTTTAGTGAACATACAGTAAGACATACAAACAACACAGCAGGATACACAAATGACAcaactgtttttctttgttcatgagaaagcatcatttcctctttcctcacacccattttatttgcatgtatccACAGGAGATCCATATAGTACTCCAATGTCTCTGAACATTATTTCCTCTGTTTTCCTACACATTACAGGGAATTGCCACAGAAAACAGTAACATGTAAGTAATCTGTAGGGATTTGGGCAAGGCAAAATTATTTACTGCTCACCTTGATTTTTTCCATCCCTATCTTCTCTCAGAACTCATGATGTCTTGCTATTAACTGTTTTGAGAGGGCTACAGTTAACAATAATGATTTAGGTTATAGTCATCAATAAGACAGGCCTCTTCTACTCTAGGAGTACTATGGGTGAACTAACATCATCTGTATTTGAGAAGTTtatcagaaatttattttaatatataaaaagaaaatcaatattttCTACAAATCTCATATTCCTTGACTTAAATAGGAATATGCATCTTAAAAACAAGATATTTAGAAAATTCATTAGAAAGCCAGGAAATTGTTCTCTTTGCTGCAGGACTTCTTCCCACATTGGATGAACTCTTGAGGGTAGACATAGCTTAGCTTATGTTTGTATCCAGTGTCATAACTAGTGATGGGGGTTCAGAGATAATATCATTTCCCAGCAGGAGTACCTGGTTATCAGGGCAGAGTTCTTATTGGTCCCTTTTCTCATTATGCTCATTGTACTTTGTACAACTCGAAAGAGAAGTATCCAGGGACATGGCCACTTGCCATTTGTAACTTTCTTATGATTAGAGTAATAAACATTAGACCAATGAGAAACACCGTAGAAAAATTTAGTATAAGGAAGGATTTTAGGTCAATATAAGTTTAAATCCATATTTTGTAATTTGTAACTACAGAAATGCAGATTTCTCTGACACTTGttcacatataattttaaaatagactcaaaaaattatttgattttgtATCAGTGTTGAATTCTTTCCTAGAACATGCAAATCTGTGTTTCAATTTTAGTCCTGCAAAAATATACAGTCATAATGTTAAATAAAAGAGATATCTCACTTGTGATTCAATAAAATGATTTGTAAAGGGTATTAGAACTCTATTGGTTATCTGAAAAGTGGCTGATAACTCTTAGCTACCCTTTATTCCAGATTCTTGTTCAAATAAATTAACTTCTTCAATTTCAGCACTATTTAAATTTCAAGTAGATATTACCCTGCGGTACTGTCTACAGAGTGGAACAGAAAATAATATATGTCCTTGGACCCTTTCCCCTTCCTACTAATATCTACTTCCATGATCACAAGCAACAGTTATcaaaaaagtatttttgtttctattttaaggcATTCCATGGGTATTACTAAGAATAAGAAAATTGTGCACCAAAGCATCGTGCACCACtaggtgcattttttttttgagattaagatgatatataaaactaaattttgtaaaaaaattttCAAGCATTTTGTCCTGGATAAACTTAAAATGTCAATTTAAAACtgtaaacattaaaaatgaaaagtctaACCCATTATGTATAGATAATTTGAATGATTCCTGGGCTATCTATATTTCTGTCAATTGATCAATTAatccttttctatttttgctgTTGAAAGAATAAATTATCTACTAAACTTTAATTTTCGCCCAAGAGATGATATTTTTCCTTGCTATAAATGTATTAGTACATAAATTTTTTATCTaacttgttttttaataaatattacatCCTATCttttaattttggtattttgGATTAAATCTCTGAACCTCACACTTACGCAGAAActgttcttacccactgaacttATTCACTTATTAGTTTAATAATGAtagaataagtttttttttctttttaaatgtatttccagATTATAGTTTCTCTTCCCTCAACTCATTCCTAGTTCCTCCTCACCTGCCCTGCCTTCCAAAtatacttcctttctgtctctcattagaaaagagcagacttctaagagataacaaccaaagaTAACAAAAGAAGACATAACAAGATAAACCTCACATTGAAATTGGAGAATGCAaaacaacaagagaaaaagaTCTTCAAATATAGTCATGAGAATCAGAGACCCATTTTTTCATACATGCAGGAGTTCCAAAGAAATGCTAAATGACACCTAGAACATGTATGTAGAAGACCTGGTGCAGACTTTTGttggccctgtgcttgctgtttcagtctttgtgagttcctaTGTACTTTGCTCAATAGATTTAGTGTACCTTGTTCTGCTTTCCAATACccactctggctcttacactctagCGCTGCTTCTGTAGAATTGCTTGAGCTCCAAGTGAAGAAATTTGATGGAGATGTCACCTTTACACTCTTAGAAATGTTTGTCTCAAGGTCTCACTCTCTGTGTAATGACTGACTGTTGGACTCTTTTTTGTTCCTACCTGTTGTAGCAAGAAGCCTTTCTGATGGTAGAATATCgttctcattttgttttacttttaattttactttattttaattttatttttttaacgtCTTTACCTCTAGTACtcttgaaagacccccaaggtgggctgcctttcagtctgaggagaccctcccaaagaacagcgaggccactcatacggctgcaacagcaagaggtttattgagttaacacaggtacctgcgggcaacaagtctttcggaggacttgcgcaccttcaggttggaacagtgggttttttatagggtagggaagcagaagcgtgggaacagaagcgagaggcatagttacagggttctgattgggcaattcaaacaaggctcgggttcaaactgagtacaatttcgtggtttccaagaaatcagatatacatgctgccctggcctatctagggtgccattcttcctttggaccccaagtcccctgctggcagtccagatggttgaccagagagatcttgccttgctcagcgcccctgcccctaagctgaccacagcccttatctctaaattaaactcccctgtcttagcttttagttatactactcaaactttaagccttgtaaaatagcgttattgctgctgctaacttaatgctgctaagta
Proteins encoded in this region:
- the LOC142847182 gene encoding olfactory receptor 8C8-like, whose product is MQPVKQMAIKSNSSVTEFILMGLTDQPGLQLPLFIFFLLNYIATVVGNLSLMNLICLNSHLHTPMYFFIFNLSCIDFCYSFVCTPKLLMSFVSEKNTISFKGCMSQLFFFCFFVNSECYVLTAMAYDRYVAICQPLQYTTIMSPKICCLLMFGSYMMGFAGAVVHTGFMIRLSFCDSNIINHYMCDIFPLLQLSCSSTYVNELVSSAVVGTIIILSSIIILVSYAMILFNIIHMSSGKGWSKALGTCGSHIITVSLFYGSGLLAYVKPASAESVGQGKIFSVFYTLMIPMMNPLIYSLRNKDVKDAVKKTMNRITS